Sequence from the Amaranthus tricolor cultivar Red isolate AtriRed21 chromosome 1, ASM2621246v1, whole genome shotgun sequence genome:
GCCCTAAAAAAGTGCAAGTCGTATTTATGTTAAGGACTCagtaaaaaattttagttttcaagtAGCACTaagatttaaacttttttatatatatacaataatttaGGGGCCCATATATAATCTTTCGTCTCAGACCTTTAAAAACCTAAGGTCGACCCTGCCAACAATCAATGGAATTGCCAAATACTTGAACAATGCAGGTCACTTATGATAAGTTAGCAAGAGTATAAGAGCTAGTCATCACATATTACATCATGGGTTGAATTCAAGATGATGTCATATTTGGGACATATCAAGGCTAGCTTTTACCCTCTTGTATCTATATATAACCATGGATTAGTTCATAACCAAAGAAATTAAAAGCTACCAAAAGAGTAAGAATAGAGAGAAATTCACAcataaaaatagagaaaataaaaatggaaaaatccAATAAATGGGAAAAAACTCTTGCACAATTAATTCAAGAGGAGAAACAAAAAGAGAATATTGTAGCTTGTttgaaatcatcatcatcatcatcatcatcaatagaTTTTTTACCCATTTCAATAATTAATGATAGTATTAATAAGAGTATTAGAATTAATCCTTTAGAAGAAGAATTTGAAAGTCATCATGATTATGATCATCAGGGAGATCATAGTGAAACTAAAACTAATAACATTGTCAATAATAAAGAAGAAGAAATAAGCAGTAATCCAATAGAAGCATGGCTTCCAATAACAGAATCAAGGAAGggaaatttgtatttttgtataTTCCATTTGGTTTCTTCTGGGCTTGGAATTCAGTCTCTTGTTCTTCCTCTGGCTTTTGCTACTCTTGGCTGGTAATTTACTTTTAATTGTTTTGACTCACTTACAGTTTTAATGAGTAtcacttatttttctttttgagggACCTTATTTATTTGGGGATACATTAACGGTCCGTTTGATTAGTAGTACTAACTGGTGGATTATTTAGCTTCTTTTTGTATACTAGCTTCTTTTTGTAAAAGACCCTCTTTCAGTgagacaattttaaaataagagatacatatgctagtaattataTCAGTTGGATTATTTAGCACATATATGAAAAATGTCTCACAGAGAAACCATCTCACTTAAGAATTTGTGGAAATTTTGCTAATTCTTGTATTAAGTTGCATTTATATAGGAGAATTGATGAGAAGTGATTCAAAAGAAAAGGTATAATTAAAAAGTtgcattcaattttttttcttgtgtggatcttatttacaaatttaatttctttataattataaatttattaatcaaTCGAGAACCTCAACAatcaaaattattctaaatCCATTATCGTTCTGATAAacaattttatttatgtgaTATTGTTTTCAGGGCTTGGGGAATTGCATGGTTATCAATTGCATTCATATGGCAACTCTACACCATTTGGGTTCTTACTCAACTCCATGAATCTTCCTCTGGACATCGATACAGTCGATTCCTTCAGTTAGCAATGGCAGCATTTGGTTAGTCCATTATTTTCCctcataattaataaaattatgttCTTATTTATATCTAATCACATCATTAAAACAACTAATGAACTTTCTATTTGTGTAATTAAGGTCCAAAGCTGGGGAAAATTTTGGCACTATTTCCAGTAATGTACTTATCAGGAGGAACCTGTGTAACACTTCTAATAACAGGTGGTGGAACTATGCAACATTTATACAAGATATTGTGCGAAAATAGTCAAATTTGTGATCCAAATTCAGTAACAATTGTAGAATGGTACATGGTTTTCCTTTGCTTAGCCATTGTTATAGCCCAGCTCCCTAACTTGAATTCAATGGCTTGGGTGTCGCTAGTTAGCGCGATCACGGCCATGGTTTACTGCACTCTTATTTGGGTTCTGTCCATCTGCAATGGTAGAGTTACAGGGAGTACTGACCGGCCCTCGAATCAGGGATCGGAATCTGAGATTAGGCCATTTATGGATGTTATATCTGCAGTTGGAATTGTTGCCCTGTCTTTTAGAGGACATAACCTTGTGCTTGAAATTCAGGTATGTTTCTATATCGCATGGCTGTTTTCTCCCTTTAAAGTTCATGTTtagattatgtttatttttttttttacaaagtaGGCTGAAGAAAGGAAATGACTAGGTGAAAAATGAATTAAGGATTTTTATAAAGGGAAGTAATACTTattcaaattgaaataaaactCGATTTCCAGCTCATGTTCATTTGAAACACATTTAGTATAGTGTGTAATGCTTGATTCTCATCttgttttttaaattgattttatttttgttaaaacaaATTAGACttgcaaatttattttttagttttttctttttgttaaatattgttttaagttattaatataaatctaagagtatattttttcctattaaaaaatatatttcacattttttattCGAAAAACTACaattaaatattcaaaaatttataaaatgcaATTCCCTGGTTCATCGTTAGACTTGTCATGGGCCCGCAATGTTGTGCTCGTGTCCATTATCTCTTTTTGGAAAAGGCCAGAGCCcaataaaaatagtttattcTAAAAATGTCATAATTGTGTCAAATGCTAGTACAACAAGACAAAATAAAACTCAATTTCTATCCTACAAAAGGCTTCTAGTGCGTTCACTAAAAATTGTTTTCAACTTTCCATATCCATTCATCATAACTCATAGGTGAACAAATTGGAAGATAATTAAATGGGAGGTCAAAtatcattttcataaaaaaaaaataaaaataaaaaaataaaccaatGTATTCTCAAGTTCTAAACTTCTAATGGTTTATTAAAATAgttgtaattaattttataagaaAATCGTTTCATACTTCTAACTTCTATATAGTAAGATGAATGCCTTTGAGGTTTCAACCATAAGAATTTGTTCGGTATAAACAAAGTCTCGCTTATGTGAACTTATGTGGCATTACTGAATTTAAGTTATTTCTAGTCAGATTCAAATCAATAAGACACAAGAATTGGGTTTTTCTGAACTCGTATCCAAAACCGTTGAATCTATTATATTCAAGATCTAAATAGAGCTTGTTTTaattggttttgtttttcaaAATGGGTCTAGAATGAATCATGGTTGGGGACTAGGTTTATAAGTCATGTTTgagtcttaaaatattaattcaaGATTTATAGCTGGTTAGTTTTATTAGACTCAGAACCGATCAATATCTTGAATATTGAGAAATAAACACTTACTTTCAAACAAGCTCGTCTTTGACTTTTCGTGGGCCCTAGGCAAAATTTGAGGCCCCTAAGGGTACTTTACAATTATCAAAAAGGTGATCCAATTCTAATCTAGCATTTGAATTGAATGACCTTGCAACACCATCAAGACATCCTATCCACCACTATAAACATCTGTGCAAATGAGGGAGATGAAACTAAGGAGACGTAGAGggaaaaacatatttaaaaataaaaataaaaataaaaaaaatagagtacaGGCTTTTTCATTTCCTAAGTTTGTTAATTGTACCCGGGCCATTTTCAATGTGAGTGACTGGGTTCTTTTTTTTACTTTGGAAAGGTTTATTTTATGGGCCCCGAGTGTGTTTACTGGAGAATTATTAAACTATGGGCCCCCTACTTAACTTAATTTCTGGACTTTGAGGTAGGGGCCCTGGGTGGTTGCCCTTTGAGCCTGgggaaaatgtgaaaaaaataagattatttaacaacttaattctaaaaaaagcttcgtgaaaactttattctcaaaataagcgtccgtatatccaaacctaggtttggtataagtcgctgttagtaacagcgaattaaaaaataaataaataaaaaataatttttttttttaatttgctgttagtaacagcgacttaagtctTCTTCGTTATTTCagtacttcctcattccaacctacgagattaaggagttgactggtcaactccttaagttgttgttagtaacagcgacttaggcttttattttttcttttttttttttgatttttgctgttagtaacagcgacttacaccaagcctaggtttggatgtacggacacttattttgaaaataaagttttcacggagcttatttttggaataaagttgttcaatgctcttatttttttcaaattttcacccCAGGGCCGAGCCTGTTTTTAAACAAAGATCGAATTTGAGACAGATTAAATCTGATGTTGAATCCATGATTAC
This genomic interval carries:
- the LOC130798211 gene encoding lysine histidine transporter-like 8 gives rise to the protein MEKSNKWEKTLAQLIQEEKQKENIVACLKSSSSSSSSIDFLPISIINDSINKSIRINPLEEEFESHHDYDHQGDHSETKTNNIVNNKEEEISSNPIEAWLPITESRKGNLYFCIFHLVSSGLGIQSLVLPLAFATLGWAWGIAWLSIAFIWQLYTIWVLTQLHESSSGHRYSRFLQLAMAAFGPKLGKILALFPVMYLSGGTCVTLLITGGGTMQHLYKILCENSQICDPNSVTIVEWYMVFLCLAIVIAQLPNLNSMAWVSLVSAITAMVYCTLIWVLSICNGRVTGSTDRPSNQGSESEIRPFMDVISAVGIVALSFRGHNLVLEIQGTLPASIKHPTHKTMWKGVKFSYALIAMCLFPLAIAGYWAYGNLIVDRGMLNAYAQFHRKQGSKVQLAIMYFFLIINSLCSFQIYAMPVFDNFELRCVSITKKPCAWWLRTGLRIFFGGLVFFIAVAAPFLPQLALLIGGIALPVTFAYPCLMWIFIKKPKKFGTVWCTNLILGSLGIFLSVLLIISAIYNVVTKGNSANFFHPKP